In Ipomoea triloba cultivar NCNSP0323 chromosome 7, ASM357664v1, a single genomic region encodes these proteins:
- the LOC116024718 gene encoding endoglucanase 3-like encodes MAVHQSRGFIVCPMFLFLSLLLGFYSLQTAHGDPDYRDALKKSLLFFQGQRSGKLPAGQEIDWRSDSGLLDGSLQNVDLSGGYYDAGDNVKFNFPMAYTTTLLSWGALEYGRRLGPQLEATREAIRWATDYFLKCANGAPGKLFVGVGDPNADHKCWERPEDMDTVRSVYWVSPGKPGSDVAGEMAAALAAASLVFRRVDPEYARKLLGNAVKVFRFAVQYRGSYSDSLGSAVCPFYCSYSGYKDELLWGAAWLLRATNDVSYYNFINSLGANDLPDLFSWDNKFSGAYVLLSRRAVIGNDKRFDQYRQHAEDFMCKILPNNPYSSIQYTKGGLMYKLPEDNLQYVTTNTFLITTYAKYMAFTKRNFKCGNLLITHDTLRSLAKRQVDYILGENPMSMSYMVGYGTNYPRRIHHRGSSLPSMTIHPRSFNCEGGFSPFYFTPNANPNILVGAIVGGPNQNDFFADQRTDYSHSEPTTYINAAIVGPLAYFAGNKDS; translated from the exons ATGGCGGTTCATCAGAGCAGAGGTTTCATCGTCTGTCCCATGTTCTTGTTCTTGTCGTTGTTGTTGGGTTTCTACTCCTTGCAGACTGCCCATGGCGACCCGGATTACAGAGATGCACTGAAGAAATCTCTCCTCTTCTTCCAGGGACAAAGATCCGGCAAGCTTCCCGCCGGCCAGGAGATCGATTGGAGGAGTGATTCCGGCCTCCTCGACGGTTCGCTTCAAAAT GTGGATTTGAGTGGAGGATACTACGACGCCGGCGACAACGTGAAGTTCAACTTTCCGATGGCCTACACCACCACACTACTCTCCTGGGGGGCGCTGGAGTACGGCCGGAGATTGGGGCCGCAGCTGGAAGCCACGCGGGAGGCCATCCGCTGGGCCACCGACTATTTCCTCAAGTGCGCCAATGGCGCGCCGGGGAAGCTCTTCGTCGGCGTCGGCGACCCCAACGCCGACCACAAGTGCTGGGAACGCCCCGAGGACATGGACACCGTCCGCAGCGTCTACTGGGTGTCTCCCGGTAAACCGGGCTCCGACGTGGCCGGAGAAATGGCGGCCGCGTTGGCCGCCGCCTCCTTGGTTTTCCGGCGGGTCGACCCGGAGTATGCCCGGAAGCTTCTTGGAAACGCGGTGAAAGTTTTCCGGTTTGCTGTTCAGTATAGAGGCTCTTATAGTGATTCTCTTGGCTCTGCTGTTTGCCCTTTCTATTGCTCGTATTCTGGGTACAAG GATGAGTTATTGTGGGGAGCAGCATGGTTACTAAGAGCAACAAACGACGTTTCATATTACAACTTCATCAACTCCCTCGGAGCCAATGATTTGCCAGACCTATTTAGCTGGGACAACAAATTCTCTGGGGCCTATGTTCTCCTGTCAAGG agGGCAGTGATTGGAAATGATAAAAGATTTGACCAGTACAGACAGCATGCTGAGGATTTCATGTGCAAAATTCTCCCTAATAATCCTTACTCTTCCATACAATATACAAAAG GTGGCCTAATGTACAAGTTGCCCGAAGATAATCTCCAGTATGTGACAACCAATACATTCTTGATCACAACCTATGCCAAGTACATGGCATTCACAAAACGAAATTTCAAATGTGGGAACCTCTTAATTACTCATGACACTCTACGAAGCCTCGCAAAAAGACAG GTGGATTAtattctgggagaaaatccgatgAGCATGTCATACATGGTAGGATACGGAACGAATTACCCTAGAAGGATTCACCACAGAGGGTCGTCCTTACCATCCATGACCATTCATCCTCGTTCTTTCAACTGTGAGGGCGGGTTTTCACCTTTTTATTTCACACCAAACGCTAACCCGAATATTTTGGTGGGAGCCATAGTGGGTGGCCCGAATCAAAACGATTTCTTCGCGGATCAACGGACGGA
- the LOC116024555 gene encoding mannan endo-1,4-beta-mannosidase 5-like has protein sequence MEFSRKKTCVIAVLLLFSALAVEGHRRFGDDDGGWITVNGGRFELNGSPFLFNGFNAYWLMHVAADVGQRGKVTEVLREASAAGLSVCRTWAFADGSDPTDLQTSPGVYNERVFQGLDFVISEARKFGVRLILNLVNNYNDFGGRPQYANWARNAGEQIAGDDDFYTNPVIKGYYKNHVMTVLTRMNTNSGIAYKDDPTIMAWELINEPRCASDLSGNTVNGWIAEMASYAKSVDNKHLVGTGMEGFYGDTMPERKQYNPGYTVGTDFIATHQVPDVDFASIHAYTDQWESGKSDDDQMAFMESWIGSHWQDSQNILKKPLILAEFGKSSRDPGFTEAGRDAFMTKVYTDTYNLAKSGGAMAGSMIWQLTADGMEDLDDGYSIVLADNPSTAGIIAGQSYVMSKLSQQLLSRPRVRSFGGAWDCRCRSQYPRRRHHHHRGLPWGAAGRRYGCCENLHEGRAEA, from the exons ATGGAGTTTTCACGCAAGAAAACTTGTGTTATCGccgtgttgttgttgttctcaGCTTTAGCAGTTGAAGGTCATCGGAGATTCGGCGACGACGACGGCGGTTGGATCACCGTCAACGGCGGCCGTTTCGAGCTCAACGGCTCGCCGTTCCTCTTCAACGGCTTCAACGCCTACTGGCTGATGCACGTCGCCGCCGACGTCGGCCAGCGCGGCAAAGTCACGGAGGTTCTCAGAGAAGCCTCCGCCGCCGGCCTCTCCGTCTGCCGGACGTGGGCTTTCGCCGACGGCAGTGATCCCACCGACCTCCAAACCTCCCCCGGCGTCTATAATGAACGTGTTTTTCAG ggacttgattttgtgatATCCGAAGCGAGAAAATTTGGGGTTCGATTGATACTGAATCTGGTGAACAATTACAACGATTTTGGAGGGAGGCCGCAGTATGCAAACTGGGCAAGAAACGCCGGAGAACAGATCGCCGGCGACGACGATTTCTACACTAATCCGGTGATCAAAGGCTATTACAAGAACCATGTCATG ACAGTGCTAACAAGAATGAATACAAATAGTGGGATTGCTTATAAGGATGATCCAACCATCATGGCATGGGAACTCATAAACGAGCCTCGTTGCGCTTCTGATCTCTCTGGGAACACTGTTAAT GGATGGATTGCGGAAATGGCAAGCTACGCGAAATCAGTGGACAACAAGCACTTGGTGGGGACAGGGATGGAGGGATTCTACGGCGACACCATGCCGGAAAGGAAGCAATACAACCCCGGCTACACCGTCGGCACGGATTTCATCGCCACCCATCAGGTGCCGGACGTCGACTTCGCCTCCATACATGCATACACAGATCAGTG GGAGTCAGGGAAGAGCGACGACGATCAAATGGCGTTCATGGAGAGCTGGATCGGAAGCCATTGGCAAGACTCCCAAAACATCCTCAAGAAGCCATTAATCCTCGCCGAGTTCGGAAAATCCAGCCGTGACCCCGGCTTCACCGAGGCCGGCCGAGACGCCTTCATGACCAAAGTCTACACCGACACTTACAATCTCGCAAAATCCGGCGGCGCCATGGCCGGCAGCATGATCTGGCAGCTCACCGCCGACGGCATGGAGGACCTCGACGACGGCTACTCCATCGTCTTGGCCGATAACCCCTCCACCGCCGGCATAATCGCCGGCCAGTCTTACGTCATGTCCAAGCTCTCTCAGCAGCTTCTCAGCCGCCCGCGCGTCCGCTCTTTCGGCGGCGCGTGGGACTGCCGCTGCCGTTCACAGTACCCGCGCCGCCGTCATCACCACCATCGTGGCTTGCCGTGGGGAGCCGCCGGCCGTCGCTATGGATGCTGTGAAAACCTTCATGAAGGAAGAGCGGAAGCGTGA